From Trichoplusia ni isolate ovarian cell line Hi5 chromosome 20, tn1, whole genome shotgun sequence, a single genomic window includes:
- the LOC113503694 gene encoding uncharacterized protein LOC113503694: protein MEKSYEYVKNAVVNFKLDWCCWLAPVRIGLFITGYLNIILAVISLVGIAEEGFAPVLKQVQDSILEDYATKTVPMLAYTTELAFHVILLAALYRNDIKLMRVYMKYCIAAIITSIMFYSLVVAAIGVVVATTLVLSIVFQLYVLILVRSMIVEMRLQQKNLELPTIVMSSLVKQTQDHQPEEKPADVETPAEDSVHEENGDKPRLETVDEHPKEETTNEKV, encoded by the exons ATGGAGAAAAGTTATGAGTATGTGAAGAACGCGGTGGTGAACTTTAAGTTGGACTGGTGCTGCTGGCTGGCTCCTGTGAGGATCGGCCTGTTCATAACTGGCTATTTGAATATCATTTTAGCG gtgATATCTCTAGTAGGCATCGCAGAGGAGGGCTTTGCTCCCGTATTGAAACAGGTGCAGGACTCGATTCTAGAAGACTATGCAACCAAGACGGTGCCGATGCTCGCGTACACCACCGAGCTGGCGTTCCATGTTATTCTACTTGCAGCTCTTTATCGG AATGACATAAAGTTAATGCGAGTGTACATGAAGTACTGCATCGCGGCGATCATCACGTCCATCATGTTCTACTCGTTAGTGGTGGCGGCCATCGGAGTAGTCGTGGCCACAACCCTCGTGCTCAGCATAG TATTCCAACTCTACGTCCTCATATTAGTACGAAGCATGATAGTAGAAATGCGACTGCAACAGAAGAATTTGGAACTGCCGACCATCGTGATGAGCTCTCTTGTAAAACAGACCCAGGACCACCAGCCAGAAGAGAAGCCAGCCGACGTAGAAACACCGGCAGAAGACTCGGTGCATGAGGAAAATGGTGATAAACCGAGGTTGGAGACTGTTGACGAACACCCTAAGGAAGAAACGACTAACGAGAAAGTGTAA
- the LOC113503693 gene encoding signal recognition particle receptor subunit alpha homolog: MLDLFSIFSKGGIVLWCFQSTSEIFSPSVNALIRSVILQERSGNNTFNHNALTLQYKLDNEFELVFVVAYQRILQLSYVDKFLNDVHLEFRDKYKNELQGARHIMDFDFKMSFDKVLRDCEKWAKSQAKIPKLMRSFEDSQKSKKTVASMIERRGGEEKGKKSVKIVENKNMTNGKVEESPEPEDDVIAMNRAKLAQKLASKGKKELPKKSPKSPKVERVKQPRVWELGGNTRDLPSLDFSTDKAEDANNEVTPDTQLIGQMTGAIRDLEVESEESSDEEEVEHQSAPAAKKSGGMFSIFKGLVGSKALTEETMRPVLDKLQDHLIGKNVAAEIATKLCDSVATKLEGKVLGTFDSVAKTVKQTLTDSLVQILSPKRRVDILRDCLHAKQEGRPYVMAFCGVNGVGKSTNLAKICFWLIENDLSVLIAACDTFRAGAVEQLRTHARHLTALHPPAAHRGRGMVTLYEKGYGKDAAGIAMEAIRFASDSKIDVVLIDTAGRMQDNEPLMRALAKLIKVNDPDLVLFVGEALVGNEAVDQLVKFNQALADHSSSNNPHVIDGIVLTKFDTIDDKVGAAISMTYITGQPIVFVGTGQTYTDLKALNANAVVHALMK; the protein is encoded by the exons atgttagaCCTATTCAGCATCTTTAGTAAAGGAGGTATAGTGCTGTGGTGTTTCCAGAGTACAAGTGAAATTTTTTCGCCGTCGGTGAACGCTCTAATTCGCAGTGTGATATTACAA gagCGTTCAGGCAACAATACATTCAACCATAATGCCTTAACACTGCAATACAAACTCGACAATGAGTTTGAGCTGGTGTTTGTGGTGGCGTACCAGCGTATACTGCAGCTATCATATGTGGACAAGTTCCTCAATGATGTCCACCTGGAGTTTAGGGACAAGTATAAGAATGAGCTGCAGGGGGCCCGGCATATCATGGATTTCGATTTCAAGATGTCATTTGATAAAGTTTTGAGGGATTGCGAAAAATGGG ctaAGTCACAAGCTAAGATTCCAAAACTAATGAGATCATTTGAAGACTCGCAGAAGTCTAAAAAGACTGTAGCTTCTATGATAGAACGCAGGGGAGGGGAGGAAAAGGGCAAGAAATCAG ttaaaatagtagaaaataaGAACATGACCAATGGCAAGGTGGAGGAATCTCCCGAGCCGGAAGACGATGTGATCGCTATGAACAGAGCCAAGCTGGCTCAGAAACTGGCCTCTAAAGGCAAGAAGGAGTTACCTAA GAAGTCACCAAAGAGTCCGAAGGTGGAGCGCGTGAAGCAGCCGCGCGTGTGGGAGCTCGGCGGCAACACGCGCGACCTGCCCTCACTGGACTTCAGTACGGACAAGGCGGAGGACGCCAACAACGAGGTCACACCCGACACACAG TTGATCGGTCAAATGACGGGCGCTATCCGAGACCTGGAGGTGGAGTCCGAGGAGAGCAGCGATGAGGAGGAGGTGGAACACCAGAGTGCGCCCGCGGCCAAGAAGAGCGGAGGAATGTTCAGCATATTCAAGG GGCTGGTGGGCTCGAAGGCCCTGACGGAGGAGACGATGCGTCCGGTGCTGGACAAGCTGCAGGACCACCTCATCGGGAAGAACGTCGCCGCGGAGATAGCCACCAAGCTGTGTGACTCCGTCGCTACCAAGCTGGAGGGAAAG GTTCTAGGCACATTCGACAGCGTGGCTAAGACAGTGAAGCAGACTTTGACGGACTCGCTGGTGCAGATCCTGTCTCCGAAGCGCCGCGTCGACATCCTGAGGGACTGTCTGCACGCCAAGCAGGAGGGGAGACCTTATGTTATGGCCTTCTGTGGG GTGAACGGCGTCGGCAAATCGACGAACCTAGCAAAGATCTGCTTCTGGTTGATCGAGAACGACCTGTCGGTCCTGATCGCGGCGTGCGACACGTTCCGCGCGGGAGCGGTCGAGCAGCTGCGGACACACGCGCGGCACCTCACCGCGCTGCACCCGCCCGCCGCGCATCGCGGCAGGGGCATGGTCACGCTGTACGAGAAGGGATACG GCAAAGACGCAGCCGGCATCGCAATGGAAGCCATCCGCTTCGCGTCCGACTCCAAGATCGACGTAGTACTCATAGACACGGCCGGCCGCATGCAGGACAACGAGCCTCTCATGCGAGCCCTCGCCAAACTCATCAAGGTCAACGACCCCGACCTCGTACTGTTCGTAGGCGAGGCCCTCGTAGGCAACGAGGCCGTCGACCAACTAGTCAAGTTCAACCAAGCCTTAGCCGACCACAGCTCCTCAAACAACCCGCACGTCATAGACGGTATAGTTCTAACCAAGTTTGATACTATTGACGATAAAGTCGGTGCAGCGATCTCTATGACGTACATCACTGGCCAGCCTATAGTTTTTGTCGGCACAGGACAAACGTACACAGACTTGAAAGCCTTGAATGCGAATGCGGTCGTTCATGCACTTATGAAGTAA